The following are from one region of the Polynucleobacter sp. MWH-CaK5 genome:
- a CDS encoding alkyl/aryl-sulfatase produces the protein MKKVIKTVALALALANVGSAMAAGGGGVISDPGARQGKHFDVKGKMPSKFTMELQNGLRKSLPFEDKRDFEEAKKGFIAAPTYKQIMAEAGNVAWDIGSYDYLLDGKDFDSIHPSLQRQAILNMAYGLYEVVPGKIYQVRGFDLANISFVKGKTGWIVFDPLTAKETAKAALDLINEKLGKRPVVAVVYSHSHADHYGGVRGVVDEKDVRSGKVPVIAPIGFMDHAIAENVYAGAAMNRRMFFQYGVLLPRSPFGHVDQSIGKNTASGNLGLIEPSRYISKDFETLTIDGVVMEFQNTPGTEAPAEMNTYFPQMKAFWAAENITGTIHNIYTLRGALVRDALAWSKHINTALYRYGNKVEVMFASHSWPRWGNERIQEIMRDQRDTYAHLNNEVLHLANKGVTINEVHNVYHLPESLKSKWHSHSYHGSEEHNSRAVINRYLGYWDANPATLMPLSPKDSAPLYVEMMGGSKKIIKKAKSLHDEGKYREATEILNKLVYAEPENTAAKDLLADVYEQIGYQKESPSVRNSFLAAAYELRHGMPAGVPPKSSGPDTIKAMTTELWLNALGIGLDSKKAAGKKFIINLVTPDNGEKFVVEMSNSALTNIKGQQAKKPDLTITINRKELELVMGGKSTFDKLLSEGKVKFVGNRKAFDELRSSLVTFVPDFELIPGTKSKTKSPAAPAAPAKDPLEAPEPASSAGV, from the coding sequence ATGAAAAAAGTAATTAAAACCGTTGCGCTAGCTTTGGCATTGGCTAACGTTGGTTCAGCAATGGCCGCCGGCGGTGGCGGCGTGATCTCAGATCCAGGTGCGCGCCAAGGCAAGCACTTTGATGTGAAGGGCAAAATGCCTTCAAAGTTCACCATGGAATTACAAAATGGTTTGCGTAAGTCATTGCCGTTTGAAGATAAGCGTGATTTTGAAGAAGCTAAAAAAGGCTTTATCGCCGCTCCCACTTATAAGCAAATCATGGCCGAGGCTGGCAACGTTGCTTGGGATATCGGTAGCTATGACTATTTATTAGATGGTAAAGATTTCGACAGCATTCATCCATCATTGCAACGTCAAGCCATCTTGAATATGGCTTATGGTTTATACGAAGTTGTGCCAGGAAAAATTTATCAAGTGCGCGGCTTTGACCTTGCAAACATCAGCTTTGTAAAAGGTAAAACAGGTTGGATCGTGTTCGATCCGTTGACCGCTAAAGAAACAGCCAAAGCTGCTTTAGATTTGATCAATGAAAAATTAGGTAAGCGCCCTGTTGTGGCGGTGGTTTACTCTCACTCACACGCTGACCATTACGGTGGCGTGCGTGGCGTGGTAGATGAGAAAGATGTTAGAAGTGGCAAAGTGCCTGTGATTGCGCCAATCGGCTTCATGGATCACGCGATTGCAGAGAACGTTTATGCAGGCGCTGCTATGAACCGCCGCATGTTTTTCCAATATGGTGTTCTTCTGCCACGCAGCCCATTTGGTCACGTGGACCAATCGATTGGTAAAAATACAGCATCCGGTAATTTAGGACTGATCGAACCAAGTCGTTACATTTCAAAAGATTTTGAAACATTGACGATTGATGGCGTTGTGATGGAATTCCAAAACACTCCAGGAACAGAAGCTCCAGCAGAAATGAATACTTATTTCCCGCAGATGAAAGCTTTCTGGGCAGCAGAAAATATCACGGGCACGATTCATAACATTTACACACTGCGTGGCGCATTGGTGCGTGATGCTTTGGCATGGTCAAAGCACATCAACACAGCCTTGTATCGTTATGGCAATAAAGTTGAGGTGATGTTCGCTTCGCATAGCTGGCCACGTTGGGGCAATGAGCGCATTCAAGAAATCATGCGCGATCAACGTGATACCTATGCACATTTGAATAATGAAGTTCTTCACCTTGCTAACAAGGGTGTGACGATCAATGAAGTTCATAACGTTTACCATTTGCCTGAGAGCTTGAAATCAAAATGGCACTCTCACAGTTATCACGGCTCTGAAGAACATAACAGCCGCGCTGTGATCAATCGTTATTTAGGTTACTGGGATGCCAACCCTGCAACATTGATGCCTTTGTCACCAAAAGACTCTGCGCCTCTTTATGTTGAGATGATGGGCGGATCTAAAAAGATTATTAAGAAGGCTAAGTCGCTGCATGATGAAGGTAAATATCGTGAAGCCACTGAAATCTTGAATAAGCTCGTTTACGCTGAGCCAGAGAACACAGCTGCTAAAGATTTGTTGGCGGATGTGTATGAGCAAATTGGCTATCAAAAAGAAAGCCCAAGTGTGCGCAATAGTTTCTTGGCCGCTGCTTATGAATTAAGACACGGTATGCCTGCTGGTGTTCCGCCTAAGTCCAGTGGCCCAGATACCATCAAAGCGATGACCACAGAGTTATGGTTGAACGCTTTGGGTATTGGCTTGGACAGCAAAAAAGCAGCCGGCAAGAAGTTCATCATCAACTTAGTAACACCAGACAATGGTGAGAAGTTTGTTGTGGAGATGAGCAATTCAGCCTTGACCAACATCAAGGGCCAGCAAGCTAAAAAACCTGATCTCACAATCACGATCAATCGTAAAGAGCTTGAGTTAGTGATGGGCGGTAAGTCTACTTTTGATAAGTTGTTATCAGAAGGCAAGGTTAAGTTTGTTGGTAACCGCAAAGCGTTTGATGAATTGCGTTCATCATTGGTGACCTTTGTTCCAGACTTTGAATTAATCCCAGGAACAAAGTCAAAGACCAAATCTCCAGCAGCTCCTGCAGCTCCCGCAAAAGATCCTCTTGAGGCACCAGAGCCTGCAAGCTCTGCCGGGGTTTAA
- a CDS encoding GNAT family N-acetyltransferase yields the protein MTIDKNSYQIDISDGIVLIKNQNTTIAYCRFLDSGDIEYIYVNLAYRRQGYGRILIDEVKKITGKIGKIHDPISPLGSQFFKGIGIL from the coding sequence ATGACCATTGATAAAAACAGCTATCAGATAGATATCTCTGATGGCATTGTGCTCATCAAGAATCAAAATACGACGATTGCTTATTGTAGATTTTTAGATTCTGGTGACATTGAGTACATCTATGTCAACTTGGCCTATCGTCGCCAAGGCTATGGCAGGATTTTGATCGATGAAGTAAAAAAGATCACGGGCAAGATTGGAAAGATTCATGATCCAATCTCACCCCTGGGCTCTCAGTTTTTCAAAGGTATTGGGATTCTTTAA
- a CDS encoding pirin family protein, with product MKRLLGIQGNDQGHWVGDGFPVRTLFFYQQLGKEMSPFLMLDLAGPAEFPPTTERKGVGTHPHRGFETVTIVYDGEVSHKDSTGQGGTIGPGDVQWMTAGAGILHQEFHSDAFAKQGGVLQMVQLWVNLPAKHKMTEPGYQPILSESIPEIQLSNSSGSIRVIAGEYEGRVGPAKTFTPMNVFDIRLKKGEELVLPAATGWNTSVVVLRGALEAPIDPGVIAKDAKMLMFSQDGEGIKVKALEDTVALLLSGEPIEEPIVGHGPFVMNTREEIEQAINDFNRGAFGSI from the coding sequence ATGAAGCGTCTTCTGGGTATTCAGGGAAATGATCAAGGCCATTGGGTGGGTGATGGATTCCCGGTGCGCACCTTATTCTTCTATCAACAATTGGGCAAAGAGATGAGCCCATTTTTGATGCTTGATTTAGCGGGGCCTGCTGAGTTTCCACCAACAACTGAGCGCAAGGGTGTCGGCACTCATCCTCACCGTGGTTTTGAGACAGTGACGATTGTTTATGACGGCGAGGTCTCACATAAAGACTCAACGGGTCAAGGCGGAACCATTGGCCCTGGAGATGTTCAGTGGATGACTGCTGGTGCAGGCATTCTGCATCAAGAATTTCATTCAGATGCTTTTGCAAAGCAAGGTGGAGTTTTACAAATGGTTCAGCTGTGGGTCAATTTGCCAGCAAAACACAAAATGACTGAGCCTGGCTATCAGCCTATCTTGAGTGAGAGCATTCCTGAGATTCAATTATCAAACTCAAGCGGATCAATCAGGGTGATTGCGGGCGAGTATGAAGGGCGAGTGGGCCCTGCAAAAACTTTTACGCCCATGAATGTGTTTGATATTCGTTTGAAAAAAGGCGAGGAGCTTGTTTTGCCAGCGGCCACTGGTTGGAATACTTCTGTGGTCGTTTTGCGTGGGGCGCTTGAAGCTCCTATTGATCCAGGCGTTATTGCAAAAGATGCAAAGATGCTGATGTTCAGTCAAGACGGGGAAGGCATCAAAGTCAAAGCTCTTGAAGATACAGTGGCTTTGCTCTTAAGTGGCGAGCCCATTGAAGAACCCATTGTTGGTCATGGACCTTTTGTGATGAACACCCGAGAAGAGATCGAACAAGCGATCAATGATTTCAACCGAGGGGCTTTCGGTAGTATTTAA
- a CDS encoding trimeric intracellular cation channel family protein: MFSTPTLSFFQEIIELIGIFSFAASGLIAGLKKKLDLVGVSIVAGLTAFGGGTLRDILLDRRPFFWVEHSYWLWVIIALTIVSIWFIKNKHLVYTEKMIQLPDAMGLALATILGTQIALQFDMPLVVAILLGVISATFGGALRDIVCGEIPQLFSDNRPYAVIAFAGSTLYILLSTYLLDESMAAVISFIFIFVIRAIALYKNWHLPTFRA, encoded by the coding sequence ATGTTCAGCACACCAACCCTCAGCTTTTTCCAAGAAATCATCGAATTGATAGGCATCTTCTCGTTTGCTGCCTCAGGACTCATTGCAGGCCTCAAGAAAAAATTAGACTTGGTGGGTGTCAGCATCGTGGCTGGTTTAACTGCTTTTGGCGGCGGCACATTAAGAGACATTCTTTTAGATCGCAGACCCTTCTTTTGGGTTGAACACTCTTACTGGCTTTGGGTCATCATTGCGCTGACCATTGTCAGTATTTGGTTCATCAAAAACAAACACTTGGTTTACACAGAAAAAATGATTCAGTTACCGGATGCCATGGGTCTTGCCTTGGCAACGATACTGGGAACACAGATCGCACTTCAATTTGACATGCCCTTGGTCGTAGCAATTTTGCTGGGCGTTATTTCTGCCACTTTTGGCGGCGCTCTTCGTGACATCGTCTGCGGAGAAATTCCTCAGCTGTTCTCAGACAATCGTCCGTATGCCGTCATTGCCTTCGCGGGAAGCACTTTGTACATTCTGCTGAGCACTTACTTGCTAGATGAATCAATGGCCGCAGTGATTTCATTCATATTCATCTTTGTCATTCGTGCGATTGCCTTGTATAAAAATTGGCACCTACCCACATTCAGGGCTTAA
- a CDS encoding cupin domain-containing protein, which yields MNINADFSQKAVVNTHEAPWLPSPMAGVNRKPLDRIGDEVAIATTIVSYAANSSFPKHAHAAGEEILVLDGTFSDESGDYSAGMYLRNPPNSSHTPYSKEGCTIFVKLRQFHPDDSATIRIDTNNTAWYPGLVPGLSVMPLHEFDGVGTALVRWAPNTIFNPHVHPGGEEILVLEGVFHDEHGSYPSGTWIRSPRYSKHTPFTKEEGALIYVKTGHLNHKLEQ from the coding sequence ATGAACATCAATGCGGACTTCAGTCAAAAAGCGGTGGTTAACACTCACGAAGCACCGTGGTTGCCATCACCCATGGCGGGCGTTAATCGAAAACCTTTGGATCGCATCGGTGATGAGGTTGCGATTGCAACCACCATCGTGAGTTATGCCGCCAACTCTTCTTTTCCAAAACACGCTCATGCTGCTGGAGAAGAAATATTAGTACTTGATGGCACCTTCTCAGACGAAAGTGGTGATTACTCAGCAGGCATGTACCTGCGCAATCCACCCAACAGCTCCCACACTCCGTATTCAAAAGAAGGTTGTACGATTTTTGTCAAATTAAGACAGTTTCATCCAGATGATTCAGCCACCATCAGAATCGACACCAACAACACTGCTTGGTATCCAGGTCTTGTTCCTGGACTATCAGTGATGCCCTTACATGAATTCGATGGCGTAGGCACGGCACTGGTGCGTTGGGCACCCAACACGATATTCAATCCACACGTTCATCCAGGTGGCGAAGAGATCCTCGTTTTGGAAGGCGTCTTTCATGATGAGCATGGCTCATACCCGAGTGGCACGTGGATCAGAAGCCCCAGATATAGCAAGCACACCCCTTTCACCAAAGAAGAAGGTGCGCTCATCTATGTCAAGACAGGGCATCTCAATCACAAGCTAGAACAGTAA
- a CDS encoding cation:proton antiporter, whose protein sequence is MPHDVSLIAILAAGFSLALILGFVVTYLKMPPLVGYLLAGVLIGPATPGFVADVGLSMQLAEIGVMLLMFGVGLHFSIGDLMSVKKIAIPGALFQMLVATVLGFFVANHWGWSLLGSLVFGLSLSVASTVVLLRALEDKGLLNTSNGKIAVGWLVVEDLVMVLALVLLPVLAELLQNDGIHAASGNLTELLKTIGITLAKVGAFIVLMLVIGKRLLPKILWLVAKNGSRELFTLAVIASAIGIAFLAAKIFDVSFALGAFFAGMMLGESKLSKRAADESLPLRDAFAVLFFVSVGMLFDPQILWQEPLKLLVVVFIILIGKTLAAMALVLLFRYPLNTAATVGISLAQIGEFSFILAGMGLTMKLIPNDAYSLILAGAIISIALNSFLFDSISPLINWARKRSALARTLDQRMDPLALLPTTTQESLLSGQVVIVGQGRVGKRVLEKLRAQGVSCVVAEKDRSIVENLRKSGTPAVSGDASDPFVLIQAHIANAAILVIASQDSIDISKMVETARTLNPKIAIFIRARDSEEIEIYNKEGWGQSFTPEDELANRFYTEVLKELKQAS, encoded by the coding sequence ATGCCACATGATGTAAGCCTCATTGCAATTCTTGCCGCTGGATTTAGCTTGGCCCTGATTCTGGGGTTTGTTGTTACTTATTTAAAAATGCCACCCTTGGTTGGCTACCTATTAGCAGGCGTTCTGATTGGCCCCGCCACACCAGGCTTCGTTGCTGATGTTGGCTTATCAATGCAATTAGCTGAAATTGGCGTGATGCTACTCATGTTTGGTGTTGGCTTACATTTTTCTATTGGCGACTTAATGTCTGTCAAAAAAATTGCCATTCCTGGCGCACTGTTCCAAATGTTAGTTGCAACAGTGCTCGGTTTTTTTGTGGCCAATCATTGGGGCTGGTCTTTATTAGGCTCCCTAGTGTTTGGCTTGAGTCTATCTGTTGCAAGTACGGTTGTTCTCTTGCGCGCATTAGAAGATAAAGGTCTTTTAAACACCTCCAATGGCAAGATTGCTGTGGGCTGGTTGGTTGTTGAAGACTTGGTCATGGTCTTGGCTTTGGTTCTTCTTCCTGTATTAGCTGAATTGCTACAAAACGATGGAATCCACGCCGCCAGTGGCAACCTCACGGAGTTACTTAAGACCATAGGTATCACCTTGGCTAAAGTGGGTGCATTCATCGTGCTCATGTTGGTCATTGGTAAAAGATTGCTACCCAAAATCTTATGGTTGGTAGCAAAAAATGGCTCTAGAGAGTTATTCACTTTGGCCGTCATTGCTTCTGCGATTGGTATCGCTTTCTTGGCCGCGAAGATATTTGATGTTTCGTTTGCTTTAGGCGCATTTTTCGCGGGCATGATGCTCGGAGAATCTAAACTAAGTAAAAGAGCCGCTGATGAATCTCTCCCTCTAAGAGATGCGTTTGCTGTGCTCTTCTTTGTATCCGTGGGCATGCTATTTGATCCACAAATCTTGTGGCAAGAACCACTTAAATTACTGGTTGTCGTTTTTATTATTCTTATTGGAAAAACATTGGCCGCGATGGCCCTTGTTTTACTCTTCAGATACCCACTCAACACAGCCGCGACGGTGGGTATTAGCTTGGCTCAAATCGGAGAGTTCTCATTCATTCTTGCTGGCATGGGCTTGACCATGAAGCTCATTCCAAACGATGCTTATAGTTTGATACTGGCAGGCGCCATCATTTCAATCGCACTTAATTCATTCTTGTTTGACAGCATTTCACCATTGATCAATTGGGCCAGAAAGCGCTCAGCCTTAGCCAGGACCTTAGATCAAAGAATGGATCCTCTTGCATTGCTTCCAACAACAACCCAAGAATCTTTACTGTCTGGACAAGTGGTGATTGTTGGTCAAGGTCGAGTGGGTAAGAGGGTGCTTGAAAAGTTAAGAGCGCAAGGCGTCTCTTGTGTGGTCGCCGAAAAAGATCGCTCGATTGTTGAAAATCTAAGAAAGTCAGGAACCCCGGCCGTGTCTGGAGATGCATCCGATCCATTTGTATTGATCCAAGCTCATATTGCTAATGCAGCCATCTTGGTGATTGCCTCTCAAGACTCGATTGATATCAGCAAAATGGTGGAAACTGCCAGGACCCTTAATCCCAAAATAGCCATCTTTATTCGGGCAAGAGACAGCGAAGAAATTGAGATTTACAACAAAGAGGGCTGGGGTCAATCCTTCACGCCAGAGGATGAGCTGGCCAACCGCTTCTACACAGAAGTGCTGAAAGAGCTCAAGCAGGCTTCTTAA
- a CDS encoding integrase translates to MRKSNAVLYTDNYANNVISLVSLPLIKQPNVARLRDGELVLYKRSNSTVWQARFKLYDKRWHSISTKHHNFEFASRAACEIYDEARFRERMGVSYTRYKFDAIAKATIKELEAEISAGIRTMTNNDYIRAINKYLIPFFGKRYLENIDNTHIREYEIWRNQLMNRVPLSSTLMTHASAYNRVVSTAVQRGWLSAQVPVAQLSRRGAKGKARPAFTKEELEYLLAFLEDYSLGGHSQLARDMRLLARDYIELLAATGMRSGKESLNIKWKHINWYIDSKTGKRYLRIWVSGKTGARYLIAKNRAEAALVRLCERQPLFENKTLDMVLAGKHDILLFILPDGTQPKSFHTTFIWLMKASGLLKDISTNQNRTLYSLRHTYATLAMLDNNIDIHTLAKQMGTSVTMLEKHYSKLTATLAAERLS, encoded by the coding sequence ATGCGCAAGTCAAACGCTGTTTTATATACAGACAACTACGCTAATAACGTTATTAGTTTAGTTTCTCTGCCCCTCATAAAGCAACCTAATGTCGCCCGTTTGCGTGACGGGGAATTGGTTTTATACAAGCGTAGCAATTCAACGGTATGGCAAGCCCGCTTTAAGTTGTATGACAAACGCTGGCACTCTATATCAACTAAACACCATAACTTTGAGTTTGCTAGTCGCGCGGCTTGCGAGATATATGACGAGGCACGCTTTAGAGAACGTATGGGTGTTAGCTATACACGCTATAAATTTGACGCTATAGCAAAAGCAACCATAAAAGAATTAGAAGCAGAAATTAGTGCTGGCATACGCACTATGACTAACAACGACTACATTCGCGCTATCAACAAATATCTCATACCGTTCTTTGGTAAACGCTACTTGGAAAATATCGACAACACCCATATTCGCGAATATGAAATATGGCGCAACCAACTAATGAATAGAGTGCCATTAAGTAGCACGCTAATGACACACGCTAGCGCATACAACCGAGTGGTTAGCACAGCAGTACAACGTGGCTGGTTAAGCGCACAAGTCCCAGTAGCACAGTTGAGTAGACGTGGCGCGAAAGGAAAAGCTCGTCCCGCGTTTACTAAAGAAGAGTTGGAATATTTGCTAGCTTTTTTGGAAGACTACAGCTTAGGTGGGCATAGCCAGCTAGCAAGAGATATGCGCTTACTAGCGAGGGACTATATTGAATTACTCGCGGCAACGGGAATGCGCAGCGGTAAAGAGAGTTTGAATATTAAATGGAAACATATCAATTGGTACATAGATAGTAAGACAGGTAAACGGTATTTAAGAATTTGGGTAAGCGGCAAAACGGGCGCACGCTACCTAATAGCAAAAAACCGTGCAGAGGCAGCGCTAGTAAGGCTTTGCGAGCGACAGCCATTATTTGAAAACAAAACGCTGGATATGGTACTAGCTGGTAAGCACGATATTTTGTTGTTTATCCTGCCAGACGGCACACAACCAAAAAGCTTCCATACAACGTTTATATGGCTAATGAAAGCTAGCGGGCTGCTTAAAGACATTAGTACAAACCAGAATAGAACCCTATATAGTCTGCGCCATACCTACGCTACGCTCGCAATGCTAGATAACAATATAGACATACACACGCTAGCAAAGCAAATGGGAACCAGCGTGACTATGCTGGAAAAGCACTACAGCAAGTTGACGGCTACATTAGCGGCGGAAAGACTGTCTTAG